The DNA window TGATGCTACATTCGGCGTTTACGTCGATGTAGGTCGGCAACCTTGAGCCGGACAGCATGACGATCGACTAACTGGTGGGCCTTCTCGAGTTCAACTTGGTCTGTGGCTTCATCGCGAAGCTTTAAGGCGCGGTCAAGTGCAGCTTTGCTCTCAGCCTCAACAATGTCATCACCATGCTCAGCCTCATCAACTAGTACCCGTACATGGTTGTTGCCAACTTCAATCACACCGCCACTAATCGCAAAGTACTCAAGTTGCTCATTGCTGTGGTGTTTGTCGCGACGGACACATATGACACCGGTCTTGGCCACACTTACGAGCGGCTCGTGGTCGGGAAAAACAGCAATCTCACCATCAACAGTTGGCAAGATAACTTCGTATACCTTTTCGTTGATCTTGCTTCCTGAAAGAGTAATGAGTTCGAAATCCATGTGTTGCTAGTCCTTCTTCTCGCTTAAGGGGCCTGGAGCCATGTAGAACCAGTTTTCTGGCTTGCTATCGTATTTGCCATTCAAAATGTCTTTGACATCTTTTACGGTATCAGCAACCTTTATGTAGGCACCTTCGTTACCTGTAAACTGAGTGGCCACGAAAAATGGCTGAGCAAGGAAACGCTGCAAACGACGAGCACGGGCCACGGTTTGCTTCTGGTCATCACTAAGCTCTTCCATACCAAGGATGGCGATGATATCTTGCAATTCCTTATATTGCTGCAGTACTCGCTGGGCTTCGCGCGCAACCTGGTAGTGCTCCTCGCCGACGATTTCCGGATCGAGAATGGTACTGTTGCTATCAAGTGGATCAACCGCCGGATAAATACCAATTTCTGTCAGGGCACGGTTAAGCACAATCGTCGAGTCAAGGTGGGCAAATGTGGTTGCTGGGGCTGGGTCGGTCAGGTCGTCGGCCGGCACGTAAACGGCCTGGACGCTCGTGATCGAACCCTTTTTTGTGCTCGTAATGCGCTCTTGGAGTGCACCCATTTCCTGCTGCAAGTTCGGCTGATAGCCCACCGCACTTGGCAGGCGTCCAAGCAGAGCAGAAACCTCAGCACCGGCCTGTGTGAAGCGAAAGATGTTGTCGATAAATAGCAACACATCCTTACCGTCATCGCGAAACGCTTCTGCCATAGCAAGACCAGAGAGCGCCACGCGCAGACGTGCCCCTGGTGGTTCGTTCATCTGGCCAAACACGAGGCTCGTTTTGTCCAGCACGCCCGCTTCTTTCATTTCGTAGTAAAGGTCATTGCCTTCACGTGTGCGCTCACCAACACCAGCAAACACCGAGTTACCAGAGTGGAATTTAGCAATATTGTTAATCAACTCCTGAATCAGCACGGTCTTACCAACACCAGCACCACCAAAGAGACCTACCTTGCCACCCTTAGCGATCGGCGCAATCAGGTCAATAACCTTGATGCCGGTTTCAAGGATC is part of the Candidatus Saccharibacteria bacterium genome and encodes:
- the atpC gene encoding ATP synthase F1 subunit epsilon, translating into MDFELITLSGSKINEKVYEVILPTVDGEIAVFPDHEPLVSVAKTGVICVRRDKHHSNEQLEYFAISGGVIEVGNNHVRVLVDEAEHGDDIVEAESKAALDRALKLRDEATDQVELEKAHQLVDRHAVRLKVADLHRRKRRM
- the atpD gene encoding F0F1 ATP synthase subunit beta, translating into MTKVQTGKIIQIVGVVVDIEFASGGLPAIYDALRIEHEGRILTLEVAQHLDEQTVRAVALSSTDGLKRGQAVEATGAPINVPVGPETQGRMFNVVGEPIDGKPAPKGKTASIHREPPALSEQTNKTEILETGIKVIDLIAPIAKGGKVGLFGGAGVGKTVLIQELINNIAKFHSGNSVFAGVGERTREGNDLYYEMKEAGVLDKTSLVFGQMNEPPGARLRVALSGLAMAEAFRDDGKDVLLFIDNIFRFTQAGAEVSALLGRLPSAVGYQPNLQQEMGALQERITSTKKGSITSVQAVYVPADDLTDPAPATTFAHLDSTIVLNRALTEIGIYPAVDPLDSNSTILDPEIVGEEHYQVAREAQRVLQQYKELQDIIAILGMEELSDDQKQTVARARRLQRFLAQPFFVATQFTGNEGAYIKVADTVKDVKDILNGKYDSKPENWFYMAPGPLSEKKD